The Haloplanus sp. CK5-1 genome segment GCCTGCGTCGGCTACGGCACCTGCAAGCCCGTCTGTCCCTCCGGTGCGAAGTACACCGCCGAACGCCACGTCGCTCGCGCCGAGGCGGCCGGTGCGCGCGTGATCGACCGCGCGCCCGTCCAGCGACTCGCCCACGACGCGGACGCCGTCGACGCCGCCGTCTACGCCACCCCCGACGGCGCGGAACACCGCCAGGAGGCCCGCGCCGTCGTCCTCGCGTGTGGTGGCGTCGAGAACGTCCGCCTCCTCCTTCTGTCGGCCTCCGACGCCTACCCCGACGGCCTCGCCAACTCCTCGGGGCTCGTCGGCCGCTACTTCATGGACCACTGCTTCGCCGGCGTCGGCGGCCGGATCGACCGCCCGACCCGCCAGAACCACGTCGGCTTCAACACGACCGAGTGCCACGCGCTCTACGACGCGGAGGACCCCCTCCCGGGGGTGAAACTCGAGTTCCTCAACTACGCCGGTCCCTCGCCGGTCATCGACGCACTCCACGCCGACGAGTGGGGCGACGACCTCCTCGACTCCCTGCGGGACTCGTACGGCACCCACCTCGCGGTCGGCGGCCTCGTCGAACAGTTCCCCCACGCGGACAACCGGATCACGCTCGACCGGTCGACGACCGACGACCACGGCAACCCCGTGCCGGACGTGGAGTGGTCGGTCGGCACGGAGACCCGCCGGGCGATCGAACGGGCAAACGAGGTCCAGCGGGCGATCCTCGAGGAACTCGACGCCGACATCGACTGGGTCGTCGGCCCCGACGAGACCGGTCCGGCTTTCCACCACATGGGGACGACGCGCATGGGGACCGACCCCGAGTCGAGCGTCGTCGCCTCCGACTGCCGGGCCCACGACCTCGACAACCTCTGGATCGCGGGTAGTAGCGTCTTCCCCACCGCCGGCGGGATGAACCCGACGCTCACCATCGCGGCGCTCTCCTGTCGGCTGGCCGACCGCCTCGATCGGTGGCTCTGACTTCGGAAAGTTTCAATAGAGTTGCACGTGTTGCCAGTAGCCGTATGCCGACAGCTACCACGGCGCACGCGACTGCGGGGGAGACCGATGCCTGACCGACACGGCCCCTTCCGGACGGCACGGTTCGTCTTGGAGATCGACGGCGTCGCGAAGGCGGGATTCAGCCGCTGTCGCCTCCCCACCGCCTCGACGAAGGTGGTCGAGTACCGCGAGGGCAACGACACGGAGCCGACAGCCCGAAAACTGGCTGGTCTGAACGAGTACGGCCCACTTCGCCTGCAGTACGGTGCCACGGTCGATACCCAGACCATCTACGACTGGCGACGACTGGTCGAGGACGGCAAGGTCGACGAGGCCCGGCGGTCGGTCGCCGTCGTCCTCCTCGACGAGGAGGGCTCGCCGGCGACACGGTGGGGGTTCGAGCGAGCGTGGCCCGCCCGCTACGAGGCCCCCACCCTCGACGCGACCCGCTCAGAGGTGGCGATCGAGACGCTCGACGTCGTCTGCGAGGGGTTCGAACGTCTGGCCGGCGGATCGACCGACGACGCGGAATGAGCGCCCCCGGTCGGGACCCCTACGGCCGCCACCGGTTCGCCGTCGACATCGGCGACGACGGCCCGCCGATGGGGTTCACGGCAGTCCGGGGCCTGTCGGTGCGCGTCCAAGCGCGGGCCGGCGACGAGTCGTCCGAGGGGGACCGGAACGGAATCGACGGCGGGGACTGGTGGGACTGGGGCGACCGCATCCGAGACGCCCTCGACGCCGTCCCGCCGGCACCCCGTCGCCGGACCGCCTCGCCCCACCTCACGCTCCGGCGCGGGGTGACCGACGACCGACGGCTGTGGGACTGGCTCCGCGACTGGGTGTCGGGGACGGTC includes the following:
- a CDS encoding GMC family oxidoreductase; the encoded protein is MAERDRAPSSRVDVCVVGAGPAGAIVAARLAEAGHDVVVLDAGPRFDLEDRERQLDAHLRPGVESAGNRSAAGDGLWGMGGDRDAYTSSGDRHYPLNAARVKGLGGSTLHWQAMVMRLHERDFEMDSRHGVGVDWPIDYADLRPYYTEAERELGVAGADDNPFAPPREEPFPLPAFPPSHSDSIFAEACERLGLPTHSVPNARNSEPNDGASACVGYGTCKPVCPSGAKYTAERHVARAEAAGARVIDRAPVQRLAHDADAVDAAVYATPDGAEHRQEARAVVLACGGVENVRLLLLSASDAYPDGLANSSGLVGRYFMDHCFAGVGGRIDRPTRQNHVGFNTTECHALYDAEDPLPGVKLEFLNYAGPSPVIDALHADEWGDDLLDSLRDSYGTHLAVGGLVEQFPHADNRITLDRSTTDDHGNPVPDVEWSVGTETRRAIERANEVQRAILEELDADIDWVVGPDETGPAFHHMGTTRMGTDPESSVVASDCRAHDLDNLWIAGSSVFPTAGGMNPTLTIAALSCRLADRLDRWL
- a CDS encoding phage tail protein — protein: MPDRHGPFRTARFVLEIDGVAKAGFSRCRLPTASTKVVEYREGNDTEPTARKLAGLNEYGPLRLQYGATVDTQTIYDWRRLVEDGKVDEARRSVAVVLLDEEGSPATRWGFERAWPARYEAPTLDATRSEVAIETLDVVCEGFERLAGGSTDDAE
- a CDS encoding phage tail protein; this translates as MSAPGRDPYGRHRFAVDIGDDGPPMGFTAVRGLSVRVQARAGDESSEGDRNGIDGGDWWDWGDRIRDALDAVPPAPRRRTASPHLTLRRGVTDDRRLWDWLRDWVSGTVDPRTVQVFLLDEAGDRRRGWRCRDATPVRWRGPELVADRPGVATETLELAHDGVEAIDDPIDHA